In Paenibacillus ihbetae, the following are encoded in one genomic region:
- the murB gene encoding UDP-N-acetylmuramate dehydrogenase, whose protein sequence is MQQWKSLLSEANVGAVLWNEPLAKYTTWKIGGPADCLVVPENKEQLAELIALLHAHRIPWTQLGRGSNMLVSDKGIRGAVIKLGQGFEDYRFEGETVTAGGGLSLVKLSVLAGKQGLSGLEFAGGIPGSVGGAVYMNAGAHGSDVSRIFKSADIVLETGELVTYAAKDMAFDYRHSILHERKGIVTEAVFELQHGDRKEISARMASYKDRRRRTQPLQSATAGSVFRNPPGDHAARLIEEAGLKGLRIGGAEISLQHANFIENTGQATAEDVLALIEHIKETIAKKNGIDMVPEVYVLGER, encoded by the coding sequence ATGCAGCAGTGGAAATCGCTACTATCTGAAGCCAATGTCGGAGCCGTCTTATGGAATGAACCGCTGGCCAAATACACAACTTGGAAAATAGGCGGACCTGCCGATTGTCTGGTTGTTCCCGAGAATAAAGAGCAGCTCGCCGAGCTGATCGCTCTTCTCCATGCCCATCGCATTCCTTGGACACAACTGGGACGCGGCTCGAACATGCTGGTATCCGATAAAGGCATTCGGGGAGCGGTGATCAAGCTGGGCCAGGGCTTCGAGGATTATCGGTTCGAGGGTGAGACGGTGACGGCAGGCGGCGGCCTGTCGCTCGTCAAGCTCAGTGTTCTGGCCGGGAAACAAGGATTATCGGGTCTTGAATTCGCCGGAGGCATTCCGGGATCGGTCGGAGGGGCCGTTTACATGAATGCAGGCGCTCACGGGTCTGATGTGTCACGCATATTTAAGTCCGCTGACATTGTACTGGAAACAGGGGAATTGGTTACGTATGCTGCCAAAGATATGGCGTTCGATTACCGGCACTCCATTCTGCACGAACGAAAAGGGATTGTGACGGAAGCGGTATTTGAGCTCCAGCATGGGGACCGCAAAGAAATTTCTGCTCGGATGGCTTCCTATAAGGACCGCCGCCGGCGCACGCAGCCGCTCCAATCGGCAACGGCAGGCAGTGTGTTCCGCAACCCGCCCGGCGACCATGCCGCGAGGTTGATCGAAGAAGCGGGCCTTAAGGGGCTGCGGATCGGAGGGGCGGAAATTTCGTTGCAGCATGCCAATTTCATCGAAAACACCGGTCAAGCGACAGCAGAGGACGTGCTCGCCTTGATTGAGCATATCAAGGAAACCATTGCGAAGAAGAACGGAATTGATATGGTACCCGAGGTGTATGTTCTAGGCGAGCGGTAA
- the spoIIGA gene encoding sigma-E processing peptidase SpoIIGA: MVVYIDLIFIVNLLIDGVLLALTAWMRRTKLKWWRLALSSAAGALYVVMMFVPELSFLYTFLIKFGLSLLMLWIAFGFTSLQSYIHHLGAFYMVNFAAAGGIIGVHYLVQNSGDLFSGIWYTATGGLSFELKVGFWAACITFFVVVFGFKAVQTTKRKMESRETLLGEVTVWIGSVKISCRGLLDTGNQLSDPLTRTPVMVMEASLWEAFLPEGWSERLVQGEPDRLIMDLGMEEFEWQDRLRLVPYRGVNRGAAFMLALKPDAVRIELGGIEYTTTKVLIGLDGGTLSGDRAYRAIIHPALTEGEGAPNTSSHAAADAAAARGSNRGAAPEEAKPAG; encoded by the coding sequence CTGGTTGTTTATATCGATCTCATTTTTATCGTGAACCTGCTGATTGACGGGGTTCTGCTGGCGCTGACGGCCTGGATGCGAAGAACCAAGCTCAAGTGGTGGAGGCTGGCCCTGTCATCAGCGGCAGGGGCACTCTATGTCGTCATGATGTTTGTCCCGGAGCTCTCCTTTTTGTACACCTTCCTGATCAAGTTCGGATTATCCCTGCTGATGCTGTGGATTGCTTTCGGGTTTACCAGCCTGCAAAGCTATATTCACCATTTGGGCGCCTTTTACATGGTCAATTTCGCTGCGGCAGGGGGAATCATCGGTGTTCATTATCTGGTTCAGAATTCGGGGGATCTGTTCAGCGGGATATGGTATACGGCAACCGGGGGATTGTCATTTGAGCTGAAGGTGGGGTTTTGGGCTGCGTGTATTACCTTTTTTGTAGTTGTATTCGGGTTTAAGGCCGTTCAGACCACGAAACGCAAAATGGAGAGCAGGGAAACGCTCCTGGGAGAGGTTACGGTATGGATCGGAAGCGTGAAAATAAGCTGCAGGGGCCTACTGGATACCGGCAATCAGCTCAGCGATCCTTTGACTCGTACACCCGTTATGGTCATGGAGGCTTCGCTCTGGGAGGCGTTCCTCCCAGAAGGTTGGAGCGAGCGGCTGGTGCAAGGAGAGCCCGATCGGTTGATTATGGATCTGGGAATGGAGGAATTTGAATGGCAGGATCGCCTGCGGCTCGTTCCTTATCGCGGCGTGAACCGCGGAGCAGCATTCATGCTCGCCTTGAAACCGGATGCAGTCCGAATTGAGCTCGGCGGCATCGAATATACGACGACCAAAGTACTGATCGGTCTAGACGGAGGCACCCTGTCCGGGGACAGAGCCTATCGGGCTATCATTCACCCGGCGCTAACGGAAGGGGAGGGAGCTCCGAATACTTCTTCGCATGCCGCTGCGGATGCGGCGGCAGCCAGAGGGAGCAACCGCGGAGCAGCACCGGAGGAAGCCAAGCCGGCCGGCTGA
- the ftsA gene encoding cell division protein FtsA, which produces MSNNDIIVSLDIGTSKVRAIIGEVNNGTFNIIGVGSADSEGIRKGAIVDIDQTVQSIRNAVDHAERMVGIQISEVYVGITGNHIGLQSSHGVVAVSNEDREIGEEDIDRVLKAAEVVALPPDREIIDVVAKQFVVDGLEGISDPRGMIGVRLEVEATIITGAKTAIHNLLRCVEKSGLKVKDLVLIPLGAGQLALSKDEKTMGSVLVDVGAGSTTLAVFEEGSIAATSTLPVGGDFVTNDIAYGLRTLTDQAEKVKLKYGCALMESAAPEVTFKVTRIGSNVDKEFNQEDLAAIIEPRVQEIFQLVRQEIKRLGYNELPGGYILTGGTMSMPGVLQVAQNELATSVRIAVPDFIGVRDPGYCSGVGILHNAIRNVRVRSSAGGSSNSGNSKKPVNRAKQQNPVAATQETSQKPGFIERLKKMFSEFI; this is translated from the coding sequence TTGAGCAACAATGACATCATTGTTAGTTTGGACATCGGTACATCCAAAGTTCGTGCTATTATTGGGGAAGTTAATAATGGAACCTTTAATATTATTGGAGTTGGATCTGCCGACTCGGAGGGAATTCGCAAGGGTGCAATTGTAGATATCGACCAGACCGTACAATCCATTCGCAACGCTGTTGATCATGCGGAGCGTATGGTCGGTATTCAAATATCCGAAGTATACGTCGGCATAACCGGTAATCATATCGGACTTCAATCCAGCCACGGCGTTGTGGCAGTATCGAACGAGGATCGCGAGATTGGGGAAGAAGACATCGACCGCGTGCTGAAAGCCGCTGAGGTTGTGGCGCTTCCTCCGGATCGGGAAATAATCGATGTGGTGGCAAAGCAATTCGTAGTAGACGGCTTGGAAGGAATCTCCGACCCTCGAGGCATGATTGGTGTGAGGCTTGAGGTCGAAGCGACGATTATTACCGGCGCGAAGACGGCAATACATAATCTGCTCCGCTGCGTGGAGAAATCAGGTTTGAAGGTCAAGGACCTTGTGCTGATTCCGCTAGGCGCCGGCCAATTGGCTCTCTCGAAGGACGAGAAGACGATGGGCTCGGTGCTCGTGGACGTAGGAGCAGGATCAACGACGCTTGCGGTGTTTGAAGAGGGAAGCATTGCTGCAACCTCCACGCTGCCGGTAGGCGGGGATTTCGTGACGAATGACATTGCATACGGATTGCGGACGTTAACCGACCAGGCGGAGAAGGTCAAGCTGAAATACGGCTGTGCGCTTATGGAGAGCGCCGCGCCTGAAGTCACGTTTAAAGTTACGAGAATCGGAAGCAATGTGGACAAGGAGTTTAACCAAGAGGACCTGGCCGCCATCATCGAGCCTCGGGTTCAGGAAATATTCCAGCTGGTGCGTCAGGAAATCAAACGACTGGGTTACAATGAGCTTCCGGGTGGTTATATACTTACCGGGGGCACGATGTCCATGCCTGGTGTGCTGCAGGTGGCACAGAACGAGCTGGCGACCTCCGTCCGGATTGCCGTTCCCGATTTTATCGGTGTGCGTGATCCGGGATACTGCAGCGGAGTCGGCATCCTCCACAATGCAATCCGGAATGTCCGAGTGCGCAGCAGTGCAGGAGGAAGCAGCAACAGCGGAAATAGCAAGAAACCGGTGAACCGCGCTAAGCAGCAAAATCCTGTCGCAGCAACTCAGGAGACCAGCCAGAAGCCGGGATTTATTGAACGCTTGAAAAAAATGTTCAGCGAGTTTATATAG
- the sigG gene encoding RNA polymerase sporulation sigma factor SigG yields MTRNKVEICGVDTSKLPVLTNVEMRELFHDLQQNNERSAREKLVNGNLRLVLSVIQRFNNRGEFVDDLFQVGCIGLMKAIDNFDLSQNVKFSTYAVPMIIGEIRRYLRDNNPIRVSRSLRDIAYKALQVRDQLTNANSREPTIFEISEALNVPKEDVVFALDAIQDPVSLFEPIYHDGGDPIYVMDQISDDKNKDISWIEEIALREAMHKLGQREKMILSMRFYEGKTQMEVADEIGISQAQVSRLEKSAIKQMQKHVKT; encoded by the coding sequence ATGACGCGAAACAAAGTTGAAATTTGTGGTGTGGATACGTCGAAGCTGCCGGTTTTGACGAATGTGGAAATGAGGGAGCTGTTCCATGATCTGCAGCAGAACAACGAACGGTCAGCTCGAGAAAAATTGGTGAATGGAAATTTGAGGCTGGTCCTCAGCGTCATCCAGCGTTTCAACAATCGGGGGGAATTTGTTGACGATCTGTTTCAGGTCGGCTGCATCGGTTTGATGAAAGCCATCGACAATTTCGATCTGTCGCAAAACGTTAAATTTTCCACGTATGCCGTACCGATGATTATCGGAGAAATACGCCGTTACTTAAGGGATAACAATCCGATCCGCGTCTCGCGCTCCCTGCGCGATATTGCCTACAAGGCGCTGCAGGTGAGAGACCAGCTGACAAATGCGAATTCGCGCGAACCGACCATCTTTGAAATTTCCGAAGCGCTGAACGTGCCCAAGGAAGATGTTGTTTTTGCACTAGATGCCATTCAAGATCCTGTCTCCTTGTTCGAGCCGATCTACCATGACGGCGGCGATCCGATTTATGTGATGGACCAGATCAGCGACGACAAGAACAAGGATATCTCCTGGATTGAGGAAATTGCGCTCCGGGAAGCGATGCATAAGCTCGGACAGCGCGAGAAAATGATATTGTCCATGCGCTTCTACGAAGGGAAAACCCAGATGGAGGTCGCCGATGAAATCGGCATCTCGCAGGCGCAGGTGTCCAGGCTGGAGAAATCAGCAATCAAACAGATGCAGAAGCATGTAAAAACTTAA
- the ftsZ gene encoding cell division protein FtsZ, translating to MLEFDFEMESLAQIKVIGVGGGGSNAVNRMIENGVQGVEFITVNTDAQALHLAKSEHKLQIGDKLTRGLGAGANPEVGKKAAEESRDLIMNTLKGADMVFVTAGMGGGTGTGAAPVIAEIAKECGALTVGVVTRPFTFEGRKRSSHAELGIEALKEKVDTLIVIPNDRLLEIVDKKTPMLEAFREADNVLRQAVQGISDLIAVPGLINLDFADVKTIMTERGSALMGIGMATGENRASEAARKAIMSPLLETSIEGARGVIMNITGGANLSLYEVNEAAEIVTSASDPEVNMIFGAIIDDSMKEEIKVTVIATGFESKPMPTPPGRRPAMPQGEQQPASDKGNVNLRPFGNQSTNDQLDIPTFLRNRSRNND from the coding sequence ATGTTGGAATTTGATTTCGAAATGGAGAGCTTAGCTCAAATTAAAGTAATCGGTGTTGGCGGCGGCGGAAGCAATGCAGTCAACCGAATGATTGAAAACGGCGTGCAGGGCGTTGAGTTTATTACGGTAAATACGGATGCCCAAGCGCTCCATCTTGCTAAATCCGAGCATAAACTGCAAATCGGGGACAAGCTGACTCGAGGACTCGGGGCCGGCGCTAATCCTGAAGTAGGCAAAAAAGCCGCCGAGGAATCCCGCGATTTGATTATGAACACCTTAAAGGGTGCGGATATGGTTTTCGTTACCGCCGGTATGGGCGGGGGCACGGGTACCGGTGCAGCTCCTGTCATTGCGGAAATCGCAAAGGAATGCGGAGCATTGACGGTCGGCGTCGTAACCCGCCCGTTCACATTTGAAGGACGCAAGCGTTCCTCTCATGCAGAGCTTGGCATCGAGGCTTTGAAGGAGAAGGTGGATACGCTTATCGTCATTCCAAATGACCGGCTTCTCGAGATTGTGGACAAGAAGACTCCGATGCTGGAAGCGTTCCGTGAAGCGGACAACGTTCTCCGCCAAGCGGTTCAAGGTATTTCCGACTTGATCGCGGTGCCGGGTCTCATCAACCTCGACTTTGCCGACGTGAAGACAATTATGACGGAACGCGGATCGGCGCTGATGGGCATCGGTATGGCGACCGGGGAGAACCGCGCATCCGAGGCGGCCCGCAAGGCCATCATGAGCCCGCTGCTGGAAACGTCCATCGAGGGCGCGCGCGGCGTCATTATGAATATTACCGGAGGAGCCAACCTCTCCTTGTACGAGGTGAATGAAGCGGCCGAGATCGTAACCTCCGCTTCGGATCCGGAAGTGAACATGATCTTCGGTGCCATCATCGATGACAGCATGAAGGAAGAAATCAAGGTGACGGTGATCGCAACCGGCTTCGAGAGCAAGCCGATGCCGACACCGCCGGGACGGCGTCCGGCGATGCCGCAAGGCGAACAGCAGCCGGCCTCCGACAAGGGCAATGTGAATCTGAGACCATTCGGGAATCAGAGCACCAATGACCAGCTTGATATTCCTACATTCCTTCGCAATCGTTCGCGTAATAATGATTAA
- a CDS encoding YggT family protein has translation MSIEIFQIVRTLFQIYFYMILIYVLMSWLPNVRESFVGELLGKLVEPYLSPFRRFIPPIMGMIDISPIIALFVLQLAERGVYAILEFILG, from the coding sequence TTGTCCATAGAAATTTTCCAAATTGTACGTACGCTGTTCCAAATCTATTTTTATATGATTTTGATCTATGTGTTAATGTCCTGGCTTCCGAATGTGAGGGAGAGCTTTGTCGGGGAGCTCCTGGGCAAGCTGGTGGAGCCTTATCTGTCCCCGTTTCGCCGGTTTATCCCGCCGATCATGGGCATGATCGACATTTCCCCGATCATTGCATTGTTCGTCCTGCAGCTAGCCGAGCGGGGAGTTTATGCTATTCTGGAATTCATTCTAGGGTGA
- the pgeF gene encoding peptidoglycan editing factor PgeF: MEPFVKQHGQESGRFVLESWERGAPDGRLTAGFTGRHGGVSVKPYDSLNLAFHVGDVPEHVIGNRRRMAEALGFSLEDWTCGEQVHSGNVAIVRAEDRGRGSLDRDSAFQDTDGLVTNVPGILLTSFYADCVPLYFWDPVTEAVGLAHAGWKGTVAGIAGNMVSAMAGEYGSDPSRIRAAIGPSIGACCYEVDDRVMDRVRALQLPPQDSAENPQFTICIDKGNGKYMLNLKEINRRIMIKAGILAEHIECTTWCTSCNNGLFFSYRKDGGTTGRMASWIGMRKR; this comes from the coding sequence ATGGAACCTTTCGTAAAACAACATGGGCAGGAGTCCGGACGGTTTGTGCTGGAGAGCTGGGAGCGCGGTGCGCCGGACGGGAGGCTCACCGCCGGGTTTACCGGACGGCATGGCGGAGTCAGCGTGAAGCCCTATGACAGCCTGAATTTGGCATTTCACGTAGGGGACGTTCCGGAGCATGTTATCGGGAACCGGAGGCGGATGGCCGAAGCACTCGGCTTCTCCCTGGAAGACTGGACGTGCGGCGAGCAGGTCCACAGCGGCAATGTCGCGATTGTCCGGGCAGAGGATCGGGGAAGAGGCAGCCTCGACCGTGATTCTGCTTTTCAGGATACGGATGGACTGGTCACGAACGTGCCCGGCATTCTACTGACATCCTTCTACGCGGATTGCGTGCCGCTGTATTTCTGGGACCCGGTAACGGAGGCGGTCGGTCTTGCCCATGCCGGGTGGAAGGGAACGGTGGCCGGCATCGCCGGGAACATGGTCAGCGCGATGGCAGGCGAATATGGCAGCGATCCGAGCCGGATCCGGGCGGCGATCGGCCCCTCGATCGGAGCCTGCTGCTATGAGGTCGATGATCGCGTGATGGATCGCGTAAGAGCGCTACAACTCCCGCCGCAGGATTCCGCGGAGAACCCGCAATTCACCATATGTATCGACAAGGGAAACGGGAAATACATGCTGAACTTGAAAGAAATAAACAGACGCATTATGATTAAAGCAGGAATATTGGCGGAACATATCGAATGTACAACATGGTGTACAAGCTGTAATAACGGCTTGTTCTTCTCGTATCGCAAGGATGGGGGAACGACAGGCCGCATGGCAAGCTGGATCGGGATGAGAAAGAGGTGA
- a CDS encoding cell division protein SepF, with the protein MGVMNRFMNFLGLQDEEEVVEREVLAAQDEPVEPTPFEQRKSQKGGNIVSIHSQKNVKVVLVEPRSYDEAQEIADHLRSFRTVVVNLQRVRNDQALRIIDFLSGTVYALSGGISKVGGNIFLCTPDTVEIQGSISEILADEHDYTRMR; encoded by the coding sequence ATGGGCGTGATGAACCGGTTTATGAATTTCTTGGGATTGCAGGATGAGGAAGAGGTTGTGGAGCGCGAAGTGCTTGCCGCACAGGACGAGCCGGTGGAGCCGACGCCGTTCGAGCAGCGCAAAAGCCAAAAGGGCGGCAATATCGTCAGCATCCATTCCCAGAAGAATGTTAAGGTAGTATTAGTCGAGCCTCGTTCATATGATGAAGCACAGGAGATTGCAGACCATCTCCGATCCTTCCGGACCGTCGTCGTGAACCTGCAGCGCGTCCGCAACGATCAAGCGCTGCGCATCATCGATTTTCTTAGCGGGACGGTGTACGCGCTAAGCGGAGGCATATCGAAGGTAGGCGGCAATATTTTTCTGTGCACCCCGGATACGGTTGAAATCCAGGGCTCCATCTCAGAGATATTGGCTGACGAGCATGACTATACGAGAATGAGGTGA
- the murA gene encoding UDP-N-acetylglucosamine 1-carboxyvinyltransferase: MDKLVIEGGRPLSGTIRIHGAKNAALPILAASLLAEGTVKLSNVPHLLDIEVMLSILSRLGSKCKHELETVTVDTSSANSFHVPEDLMKQMRSSIFLMGPLLARFGEVTIYQPGGCAIGERKIDLHLQGLQALGAQIEESSDKIHCRASRLVGTDIHLDFASVGATENIMMAAATAHGTTVISNAAREPEIQDLQHFLNKMGANIIGAGTDTITIHGVERLTPCEYEIIPDRIVAGTVMIAAAVTRGSVTLTKTNPSHLTSLMHVLKRAGVQTSVCNDIINISCMSRPKAVERIVTSPYPSFPTDLQSQVMVLLSVADGFSVMKETVFEGRFKHVEELSRMGADISTDMNYAFIRGVQRIYGATVEATDLRAGAALVIAGLAAQGTTVVEQVHHIDRGYDRIENMFQGLGARIYRQASIPKPLDLAN; this comes from the coding sequence TTGGACAAATTGGTGATTGAGGGTGGAAGGCCCCTATCAGGAACCATACGTATCCATGGTGCGAAAAATGCAGCTTTGCCTATTTTGGCCGCAAGTCTGCTTGCAGAGGGGACTGTAAAATTAAGCAACGTCCCGCATCTGCTGGACATTGAAGTGATGCTCAGCATTCTCAGCCGTCTCGGATCCAAATGCAAGCACGAGCTGGAGACGGTTACCGTGGATACCTCGTCTGCCAATTCGTTTCATGTCCCGGAAGATTTAATGAAGCAGATGCGATCCTCCATCTTCTTGATGGGACCTCTGCTGGCCCGTTTCGGTGAAGTGACCATTTATCAGCCAGGCGGCTGCGCGATCGGAGAACGAAAAATCGACCTTCACCTGCAAGGGCTCCAGGCGCTGGGCGCGCAGATCGAGGAAAGCAGCGATAAAATCCATTGCAGGGCCAGCCGGCTGGTCGGAACGGATATTCATCTGGATTTTGCCAGCGTGGGAGCAACGGAGAATATCATGATGGCGGCGGCTACGGCGCACGGCACGACGGTCATTTCGAATGCCGCAAGGGAGCCGGAAATTCAGGATCTTCAGCATTTTCTGAACAAAATGGGCGCTAACATCATCGGGGCGGGAACCGACACCATTACGATCCACGGCGTGGAGCGCCTGACGCCTTGCGAATACGAGATTATTCCCGACCGGATCGTTGCGGGAACCGTCATGATCGCCGCTGCCGTCACCCGGGGCAGCGTAACGCTGACGAAGACGAATCCGTCCCATCTGACCTCCCTTATGCATGTGCTGAAGCGCGCCGGTGTTCAAACCAGTGTATGCAATGATATAATAAACATAAGCTGCATGAGCCGTCCTAAAGCGGTGGAACGAATCGTGACTTCGCCGTACCCTTCATTCCCAACCGACCTGCAATCCCAGGTGATGGTGCTGCTGTCAGTAGCGGATGGTTTCAGTGTGATGAAAGAAACGGTATTTGAAGGACGATTTAAGCATGTGGAGGAGCTTTCCCGGATGGGGGCCGATATCTCCACGGATATGAACTATGCCTTTATACGCGGCGTTCAGCGAATTTATGGAGCGACCGTAGAGGCAACCGACCTGCGGGCCGGTGCGGCTCTGGTCATTGCCGGATTGGCCGCGCAGGGAACGACGGTGGTCGAGCAAGTGCATCACATCGACCGCGGTTATGATCGGATCGAGAACATGTTCCAAGGCTTGGGAGCGCGTATTTACCGCCAGGCTTCCATACCGAAGCCGCTTGATTTAGCCAATTGA
- a CDS encoding YlmC/YmxH family sporulation protein — MIPDNQMVGKKMKISDFQTKDVINIIDGKRLGQISDLELDLRQGRIEAIVVPSYGKFMGLFGGGSDLIIPWRNIVKIGSDVVLVKMEELRRVPEDEGTVEYLDRPERQDRRNF, encoded by the coding sequence ATGATACCTGATAATCAGATGGTGGGGAAAAAGATGAAAATATCCGATTTTCAAACGAAGGATGTTATTAATATCATCGACGGGAAGCGGCTCGGCCAGATCAGCGATCTGGAGCTTGATCTCCGTCAAGGACGGATCGAGGCGATTGTGGTGCCCAGCTACGGGAAGTTTATGGGGTTATTCGGAGGCGGGAGTGATCTGATCATCCCTTGGCGCAATATCGTGAAGATCGGTTCGGACGTCGTCCTGGTCAAAATGGAGGAGCTTAGACGTGTGCCGGAGGATGAGGGAACGGTGGAATATCTGGACCGGCCGGAGCGGCAGGACAGAAGGAATTTCTAG
- a CDS encoding YggS family pyridoxal phosphate-dependent enzyme has protein sequence MSLKERIDQIEQRITEACARSGRDRSEVNVIAVTKYVSLDTTASVLDQGLRHIGENRWQDAQHKWQALGDRGTWHFIGHLQTNKVKDVIDKFQYIHSLDRLSLAKELNKRAAALDLQVSAFMQVNISGEESKYGLPPEQAAEFLKGIADLSHVKVIGLMTMAPYESLAEHTRPVFRGLRQLRDELNRQALTKEPLTELSMGMSNDFEVAVEEGATWVRLGSILVGKEEE, from the coding sequence TTGAGTTTGAAGGAACGTATCGATCAGATAGAACAGCGAATCACGGAGGCATGCGCGCGCAGCGGCCGGGACCGGAGCGAGGTCAATGTCATCGCCGTCACGAAGTATGTCTCCTTGGACACGACAGCTTCGGTACTGGATCAGGGGCTCCGGCATATCGGCGAGAACCGGTGGCAGGATGCCCAGCACAAGTGGCAGGCCCTTGGAGACCGAGGGACATGGCATTTTATCGGCCATCTCCAGACGAACAAGGTCAAAGACGTGATCGATAAATTTCAATATATCCATTCACTGGACCGCTTATCGCTGGCGAAAGAGCTTAATAAGAGAGCTGCCGCTCTGGATCTTCAAGTATCTGCGTTCATGCAGGTGAATATTTCGGGCGAGGAATCGAAATACGGCCTTCCTCCTGAGCAAGCGGCGGAGTTCTTGAAGGGGATCGCGGATTTGTCCCACGTAAAAGTTATCGGACTGATGACAATGGCTCCTTACGAATCATTGGCGGAGCATACGCGTCCCGTATTCCGCGGCTTAAGACAACTAAGAGATGAGCTGAACCGGCAGGCGCTGACGAAGGAGCCGTTGACGGAATTGTCTATGGGCATGTCGAACGATTTTGAAGTGGCTGTTGAGGAAGGGGCGACCTGGGTGCGTCTCGGCTCGATTTTAGTAGGGAAAGAGGAGGAGTGA
- a CDS encoding cell division protein FtsQ/DivIB → MSNTHIPVLKQDKPKPRAARKIIWILLLLFIALLTILFFRSPISQVTEIQFKGNTLNTKEQLMETSGLRIGEQYFGVDPDEVKQRLARLGTIKSAEVVKSFPGEISIVITEYPAVAYELSADGDFQAILSSGTSVPVAASGIAVEKPILTKWDPADPNKAKLSEVLAEIPSSMTSDISEIMPSPTLSFPDRIKLYTRSKFEVITSISLLRDKVEYLNQVTELEQPGIITMLEADSYVPFDEEVEEEAPEGE, encoded by the coding sequence ATGTCTAATACTCATATACCTGTCCTGAAACAGGACAAGCCCAAACCGAGGGCGGCGAGAAAGATTATATGGATTCTGCTGCTATTGTTCATAGCCCTGCTGACGATTCTATTCTTCCGTTCGCCGATCAGCCAGGTTACCGAGATTCAATTCAAGGGCAATACGCTGAACACCAAAGAGCAGCTGATGGAGACAAGCGGACTTCGGATCGGAGAGCAATATTTCGGAGTCGATCCCGATGAGGTCAAGCAGCGATTAGCCAGGCTCGGCACGATAAAATCCGCTGAGGTGGTTAAGAGCTTCCCCGGCGAGATCAGCATCGTGATCACCGAGTATCCTGCAGTCGCTTATGAGCTGTCCGCAGACGGCGATTTTCAAGCGATCCTGTCCAGCGGGACATCGGTTCCCGTTGCGGCAAGCGGAATCGCCGTAGAGAAGCCGATTCTGACCAAGTGGGATCCGGCCGACCCGAACAAGGCAAAGCTCAGCGAGGTGCTCGCCGAGATACCGAGCAGCATGACTTCCGACATTTCGGAGATTATGCCTTCGCCAACGCTTTCCTTCCCGGACCGGATCAAGCTGTACACGCGCTCCAAGTTTGAAGTCATTACCTCCATTTCGCTGCTTCGGGATAAGGTGGAGTATCTGAATCAAGTGACGGAATTGGAACAGCCGGGGATCATCACGATGCTGGAAGCAGACTCCTATGTGCCTTTCGATGAAGAAGTTGAAGAAGAGGCCCCGGAAGGGGAATAA
- the sigE gene encoding RNA polymerase sporulation sigma factor SigE: MPVKWRLALQLQYYRVLFLLGLKSQEIYYIGGSEALPPPLTKEEEEYLLKKLPTGDAATRAMLIERNLRLVVYIARKFENTGINIEDLVSIGAIGLIKAVNTFDPEKKIKLATYASRCIENEILMYLRRNNKTRSEVSFDEPLNIDWDGNELLLSDVLGTENDTIYRNIEEQVDRKLLQKALDKLSDRERMIMELRFGLQDGEEKTQKDVADLLGISQSYISRLEKRIIKRLRKEFNKMV, from the coding sequence ATGCCCGTAAAATGGAGATTAGCGCTGCAGCTTCAATATTATCGCGTATTGTTTTTGCTAGGCTTGAAAAGTCAGGAAATCTACTATATCGGTGGAAGCGAGGCCCTTCCGCCTCCGCTTACGAAAGAAGAAGAAGAATACCTGCTGAAAAAGCTGCCGACAGGGGATGCGGCAACCCGGGCGATGCTGATCGAACGCAATCTTCGTCTTGTCGTGTATATTGCCCGCAAATTCGAGAACACGGGCATCAATATCGAGGATTTGGTCTCGATCGGCGCCATCGGATTGATCAAAGCGGTCAATACCTTCGACCCTGAGAAAAAAATCAAGCTGGCCACTTACGCCTCCCGCTGCATTGAGAACGAAATTTTAATGTATTTGAGGCGCAACAATAAAACGCGGAGCGAGGTTTCCTTTGACGAGCCGCTCAATATCGACTGGGACGGCAATGAGCTGCTGCTCTCCGACGTGCTTGGCACCGAGAACGATACCATCTATCGCAACATCGAGGAGCAGGTTGACCGAAAGCTGCTGCAAAAGGCGCTAGATAAGCTGAGCGACCGGGAGCGCATGATTATGGAGCTTCGGTTCGGCCTGCAGGACGGGGAGGAAAAGACGCAAAAGGACGTTGCCGACCTGCTTGGCATCTCGCAATCCTACATTTCCCGATTGGAGAAAAGAATTATTAAGCGGCTCCGGAAGGAATTCAACAAGATGGTGTAA